A portion of the Streptomyces sp. YPW6 genome contains these proteins:
- a CDS encoding flotillin family protein: protein MDAISLGIGVLVAVVLLIVIAIAFVVTRLFRKVEQGKALIISKTKKVDVTFTGAVVLPVLHRAETMDISVKTIEIHRAGREGLICQDNIRADIQITFFVRVNKTVEDVIKVAQAIGTERASDKDAIQQFFAAKFSEALKTVGKQLDFVDLYTKREEFRDRIIQVIGTDLNGYHLDDAAIDFLEQTPMAQLDGANILDAQGIRKITELTAIEHVRTNEFQRTEQKEITRQDVDARETILELERRQSEAEIKQRREVETLRAREEAATAQVQEEERLGAQTAFIRTEEQLGIQRENQAREIAVAQKNRERVIAVESERIEKDRMLEVIGRERETELNRIAATKEVEAERREVADVIRERIAVDRTVAEQEESILTLRAVEDAERARRSVIIAAEAEAQEKLVKDIKAAEAAEAASSHLAAEQLTLAEARLKTADLDAQAKLRLAEGIQAETAAPGLAAVQVREAEADVTEKAGLAEAEATAARLKAEAEGARLKALADAEGTQAQATADAAAIGEKLKAEAAGLTEKAAAMAALDEASRTHEEYRLRLDAEKEIRLAGLDVQRQVAEAQASVLATGLENADIDIVGGESVFFDRLVSSVSLGKAVDGFVDNSQTAQALAGSWLDGSSSFTDDLSRVLGSVSTGDVQNLTVSALLMRLMGAPGAASGQVKQLLAAAKELGLADLPVASAAGGQGAPAVSLNGAGAQG from the coding sequence ATGGATGCCATCTCCCTGGGCATCGGCGTGCTCGTCGCCGTTGTCCTGCTCATCGTCATCGCCATCGCCTTCGTCGTCACCCGGCTGTTCCGCAAGGTCGAGCAGGGCAAGGCGCTGATCATCTCCAAGACCAAGAAGGTGGACGTCACCTTCACCGGAGCCGTGGTCCTGCCCGTGCTGCACAGGGCCGAGACGATGGACATCTCGGTGAAGACGATCGAGATCCACCGCGCCGGGCGCGAGGGGCTCATCTGCCAGGACAACATCCGCGCCGACATCCAGATCACCTTCTTCGTCCGGGTCAACAAGACCGTCGAGGACGTCATCAAGGTCGCCCAGGCCATCGGCACGGAACGGGCCAGCGACAAGGACGCCATCCAGCAGTTCTTCGCCGCGAAGTTCTCCGAGGCGCTCAAGACCGTCGGCAAGCAGCTCGACTTCGTCGACCTGTACACCAAGCGCGAGGAGTTCCGGGACCGGATCATCCAGGTCATCGGCACCGACCTGAACGGCTACCACCTCGACGACGCCGCGATCGACTTCCTGGAGCAGACCCCGATGGCCCAGCTCGACGGGGCCAACATCCTCGACGCGCAGGGCATCCGGAAGATCACCGAACTGACCGCGATCGAGCACGTGCGGACCAACGAGTTCCAGCGCACCGAGCAGAAGGAGATCACCCGGCAGGACGTCGACGCCCGCGAGACGATCCTGGAGCTGGAGCGCCGGCAGTCCGAGGCGGAGATCAAGCAGCGTCGCGAGGTCGAGACCCTGCGCGCCCGTGAGGAGGCGGCCACCGCCCAGGTGCAGGAGGAGGAGCGGCTCGGCGCGCAGACCGCGTTCATCAGGACCGAGGAGCAGCTCGGCATCCAGCGCGAGAACCAGGCCCGCGAGATCGCGGTCGCGCAGAAGAACCGCGAGCGGGTCATCGCCGTCGAGAGCGAGCGCATCGAGAAGGACCGGATGCTGGAGGTCATCGGGCGCGAGCGCGAGACCGAGCTGAACCGGATCGCCGCCACGAAGGAGGTCGAGGCCGAGCGCCGCGAGGTCGCCGACGTCATCCGCGAGCGGATCGCGGTGGACCGCACGGTCGCCGAGCAGGAGGAGTCGATCCTCACCCTGCGCGCCGTCGAGGACGCCGAGCGGGCCCGCAGGTCGGTCATCATCGCGGCCGAGGCGGAGGCCCAGGAGAAGCTGGTCAAGGACATCAAGGCGGCCGAGGCGGCCGAGGCGGCGTCCTCGCACCTGGCGGCCGAGCAGCTCACGCTCGCCGAGGCGCGCCTCAAGACCGCGGACCTCGACGCGCAGGCCAAGCTGCGGCTCGCGGAGGGCATCCAGGCCGAGACGGCCGCGCCCGGTCTCGCCGCCGTACAGGTGCGGGAGGCGGAGGCGGACGTCACCGAGAAGGCCGGTCTCGCGGAGGCCGAGGCGACGGCGGCCCGGCTCAAGGCCGAGGCGGAGGGCGCCCGGCTCAAGGCGCTCGCCGACGCGGAGGGCACCCAGGCGCAGGCGACCGCGGACGCCGCCGCCATCGGCGAGAAGCTGAAGGCGGAGGCCGCGGGGCTCACGGAGAAGGCGGCGGCGATGGCGGCGCTGGACGAGGCGTCCCGCACGCACGAGGAGTACCGCCTGCGGCTCGACGCGGAGAAGGAGATCCGGCTCGCGGGACTCGACGTGCAGCGGCAGGTCGCCGAGGCGCAGGCGTCGGTCCTGGCGACGGGCCTGGAGAACGCCGACATCGACATCGTCGGCGGGGAGTCCGTCTTCTTCGACCGGCTCGTGTCGTCGGTCTCGCTCGGCAAGGCGGTCGACGGGTTCGTCGACAACTCCCAGACGGCGCAGGCGCTGGCGGGGTCGTGGCTGGACGGTTCGTCGTCCTTCACGGACGACCTGAGCCGGGTGCTCGGGTCCGTCTCCACGGGCGATGTGCAGAACCTGACGGTGTCGGCGCTGCTGATGCGGCTGATGGGGGCGCCGGGTGCGGCCTCGGGCCAGGTGAAGCAGTTGCTGGCGGCGGCGAAGGAGCTGGGCCTGGCGGATCTGCCGGTGGCTTCGGCGGCCGGTGGGCAGGGGGCTCCCGCGGTGTCGCTGAACGGGGCCGGGGCGCAGGGGTAG
- a CDS encoding CdaR family transcriptional regulator, producing the protein MAELRIPEEILGDYAHILGEVALTGRRLTRNELEERRALGRAAADAGHQLRALVTMHLALTRKAWPLAAAGNSPSATDAVLAAVEQAVDAFAEGFERAQRLTVRREEAARREFIDDLLYGRSDLVRLAERATRFGLRLSRAHAVAVASGPEAYTETDAVPRSVETALLTRFSGRKILLTTKDGRIVCIAPGSQPDVLRYFAKQAHAATDGGQVAIGRPHKGPGGVVHSYDEALEALDLADRMGMDDPVLYASDLLVYPVLTRDRQAMADLVRSELGPLQQARGGAEPLLNTLAAYFDAGCVAAETARRLALSVRALTYRLERIHQLTGSDPSDPVHRYTLQTAVIGARLLDWPAKEL; encoded by the coding sequence ATGGCCGAGCTGAGGATTCCCGAGGAAATACTGGGCGATTATGCCCATATTCTGGGTGAAGTCGCCCTCACCGGCCGACGGCTGACCCGTAACGAACTGGAGGAGCGCCGCGCTCTGGGCCGTGCGGCGGCGGACGCGGGCCATCAGCTGCGGGCTCTGGTGACGATGCATCTGGCGCTGACCCGGAAAGCCTGGCCCCTGGCCGCTGCCGGAAACTCCCCTTCCGCCACCGATGCCGTCCTGGCCGCGGTGGAGCAGGCGGTCGACGCGTTCGCCGAAGGGTTCGAGCGGGCCCAACGCCTCACCGTGCGGCGGGAGGAGGCGGCACGCCGGGAGTTCATCGACGATCTGCTCTACGGGCGCAGCGACCTGGTCCGGCTCGCCGAGCGGGCGACCCGCTTCGGTCTGCGGCTCTCCCGGGCGCACGCGGTCGCGGTGGCGTCGGGCCCGGAGGCGTACACGGAGACGGACGCGGTGCCGCGCAGCGTGGAGACGGCGCTGCTGACGCGGTTCAGCGGGCGCAAGATCCTGCTCACGACGAAGGACGGCCGGATCGTCTGCATCGCGCCGGGCAGCCAGCCCGACGTCCTGCGGTACTTCGCGAAGCAGGCGCACGCGGCGACGGACGGCGGGCAGGTGGCGATCGGCCGCCCGCACAAGGGCCCCGGCGGGGTGGTCCACTCCTACGACGAGGCGCTCGAAGCCCTCGATCTGGCGGACCGGATGGGGATGGACGACCCCGTGCTGTACGCCTCGGACCTGCTGGTCTACCCGGTGCTGACCCGGGACCGGCAGGCGATGGCCGATCTGGTGCGCAGCGAGCTGGGACCGCTCCAGCAGGCCAGGGGCGGCGCGGAACCGTTGCTGAACACGCTGGCGGCCTACTTCGACGCGGGCTGCGTGGCCGCCGAGACCGCCCGCAGGCTGGCGTTGAGCGTACGGGCGCTGACGTACCGTCTGGAGCGCATCCACCAGCTGACCGGGTCGGACCCCTCGGACCCGGTGCACCGCTACACCCTGCAGACGGCGGTCATCGGCGCCCGGCTGCTGGACTGGCCGGCCAAGGAGCTGTGA